The following are encoded together in the Corticium candelabrum chromosome 1, ooCorCand1.1, whole genome shotgun sequence genome:
- the LOC134198133 gene encoding reactive oxygen species modulator 1-like, translating into MPVQRPGAVQAHVSCFDRVKMGALMGFAIGMASGAIFGTATAFRYGLRGRELLSNTAKIMLQGGGTFSVFLAIGSALLSVQQYDVS; encoded by the exons ATGCCGGTTCAGCGTCCAGGAGCCGTGCAGGCGCACGTGTCGTGCTTTGACCGCGTTAAAATGGGAGCGTTGATGGGGTTTGCTATAGGAATGGCGTCTGGGGCGATATTTGGAACAGCCACTGCTTTCAG ATATGGTCTGCGTGGACGTGAGCTCTTGTCAAATACTGCAAAGATAATGCTTCAAGGTGGTGGGACATTTTCTGTATTTCTTGCTATCGGTTCAGCCTTGCTATCGGTTCAGCAATACGATGTTAGTTAA
- the LOC134179659 gene encoding G protein-coupled receptor kinase 5-like: MDIQSIADNLTYVKARQSTGSKNKGRSRKWQQMLKFPNVYECRSLREEIDKKYQNVVEEQPIGKRLFVQFCSRNERLKNLTDFERELENFDKLVEENRPAVAQQIWKKFLSQEAPGCIEQISDEIREGVERQLATAVSRNTFDDCRSAVREQLSGQPFNEFLDSLYFSRFLQWKYLERRPVNKTYFRHYRVLGKGGFGEVCACQSRCTGKMYAMKKLEKKRVKRRKGEAMALNEKQVLQKVNSRFVVSLAYAYETKDALCMVLTLMNGGDLKFHIHSMGGADPGFSEDRAYFYAAEIACGLRDLHDAGIVYRDLKPENILLDDHGHVRISDLGLALQLAPGETVRGRVGTVGYMAPEVVKNERYSFSPDWWSLGCLVYEMIQGRSPFRARREKVSRDEVEKRVKDDKEVYTDKFSEEAKSFCSKLLDKNPATRLGCTSQKFVEIRCHPFFAKLNWPHLEAGMLKPPYEIDPHAVYAKDVLDIEQFSTVKGVTIDQDDSEFYSKFATGCTTKPWMNEMIETGVFDELNKFGPDDTPTEDLIERPPGEANEHRGFFSRLFGRRH, from the exons ATGGACATCCAGAGCATCGCAGATAATCTTACATACGTGAAAGCGAGACAGA GCACGGGCAGCAAGAACAAGGGAAGAAGTAGGAAATGGCAGCAGATGCTCAAGTTCCCTAACGTCTACGAGTGCCGCTCTCTACGAGAAGAGATCG ataaGAAGTATCAGAACGTCGTCGAAGAGCAGCCGATCGGGAAACGCTTGTTCGTTCAGTTCTGCTCGCGCAACGAGCGCCTCAAAAATTTAACGGATTTTGAACGCGAACTA GAAAACTTTGACAAACTAGTGGAAGAGAATCGTCCGGCCGTCGCTCAACAGATTTGGAAGAAATTCTTGTCACAGGAG GCTCCCGGTTGTATTGAACAAATCAGCGATGAGATCAGGGaaggagtggaaagacagttAGCAACTGCTGTTTCTAGAAATACGTTTGATGATTGTAGAAG TGCTGTGAGAGAACAGCTGAGTGGTCAACCTTTCAATGAATTTTTAGATTCTTTATACTTTTCTCGATTTTTGCAGTGGAAATATTTGGAGAG ACGTCCAGTGAATAAGACGTACTTCAGACATTATCGAGTTCTTGGCAAAGGCGGATTCGGAGAG GTGTGTGCCTGTCAGAGCCGCTGTACGGGCAAAATGTATGCCATGAAGAAGTTAGAAAAGAAACGGGTGAAACGACGGAAAGGCGAGGCAATGGCACTAAACGAGAAACAAGTGCTACAGAAAGTAAATAGTCGATTTGTG GTGAGTCTCGCATACGCGTATGAAACAAAAGATGCTCTTTGTATGGTTTTGACTTTGATGAATGGAGGAGATCTCAAGTTTCATATTCATTCGATGGGTGGTGCTGATCCCGGGTTTAGTGAAGATAGGGCGTATTTTTATGCTGCTGAGATAGCGTGTGGTCTAAGAGATCTACACGATGCTGGGATTGTGTACAGAGATTTGAAGCCGGAGAATATTCTGTTGGATGATCATG GACATGTGAGAATATCAGATCTTGGATTGGCTTTGCAACTGGCTCCCGGTGAAACGGTCCGAGGGAGAGTCGGAACTGTAGGCTACATGG CTCCAGAAGTAGTAAAGAATGAACGATATTCATTCTCTCCTGACTGGTGGAGTCTTGGTTGTCTGGTATACGAGATGATTCAAGGAAGA AGTCCATTCAGAGCAAGGAGGGAGAAAGTGTCTCGAGACGAGGTTGAGAAACGAGTGaaagatgacaaagaagtGTATACTGATAAATTCAGTGAAGAGGCAAAGAGCTTTTGCTCAAAG CTGTTGGACAAAAATCCCGCCACTCGTTTAGGCTGCACTTCTCAAAAGTTTGTAGAGATTCGCTGTCATCCGTTTTTTGCTAAATTAAACTGGCCTCATCTCGAGGCTGGAATGCTTAAGCCACCGTACGAGATTGAT CCACATGCTGTGTATGCTAAAGATGTATTGGATATAGAGCAGTTTTCTACTGTAAAAGGAGTGACAATTGATCAGGATGACAGTGAATTTTATTCCAAGTTTGCAACTGGCTGTACGACTAAGCCTTGGATGAATGAG ATGATTGAAACCGGAGTGTTTGATGAGCTCAACAAGTTTGGACCCGATGACACACCGACTGAAGATTTGATAGAGAGACCACCAGGAGAAGCAAATGAACATCGGGGCTTTTTCAGTCGACTCTTTGGGAGAAGG CACTAA
- the LOC134179649 gene encoding cilia- and flagella-associated protein 206-like, translating to MSRAQAESVIKSIIREIAQECAGRGHTVSETLVAFMVKAVVLHPNHQFNVDRSLTKDDVHKLVEVCVEKLVDTASPSLDTAKMQVYFDMNYTTRNEFLEEHRRVLESRLQPTVRSITDSRARTREEFEGLYRQIVSFVLLRSGLGRPADIPVSREATAALQSVFPQTELGNFMQLTKQDKERQLKELTHIVTGIRLFNREGGKGGQGIDDLRAILGEAIPTTMHSIDTELHKTQNLVWKYTAIIERASQDEYRDEVLILELIKQAAINCRQHEVFLQILWQEAEVCSSKVNQLADKFDEDMSKLKNTVQSKTAVSTSLVYPLFVCLSTTWMGFQEEMVLLSVLSNILTNLGPFARAHCEKLGESQLQPLLEDVIPLSDETRIEKLKNQRVDHTQYPRLEWIFPENTKEHDRLPIEHRGFCSYSLAAHDRLLLPSSKEFGVLHYKGKFYCFSSPQAAEMFAANPDRYIYETIEVAKKSPELIQLLELHSQFAAMSSHGHGMPPGKMIEKPITTNDVGVQTEVHPIETNIVKSYEWNEWELRRKAIKLANLRRKVTHSVQTDLSHYRRDNDTQVYLPKKVETQTKRVKHTNVPQPSRYIVGLRGDGQKRDFTTVDLTLDVHTHNIAEDYEPKKH from the exons ATGTCGAGGGCACAAGCCGAGAGCGTAATCAAGAGCATAATACGAGAAATCGCCCAGGAGTGCGCCGGACGAGGTCACACGGTGTCAGAGACTTTGGTCGCATTTATG GTCAAAGCTGTAGTTCTCCATCCCAATCATCAGTTCAACGTCGACCGGTCTCTTACGAAAGATGACGTACACAAGCTTGTTGAG GTgtgtgtggagaagttggtcGATACGGCGTCGCCGTCACTGGATACGGCTAAAATGCAAGTGTATTTCGATATGAACTATACAACAAGAA ATGAATTTCTTGAGGAGCACAGAAGAGTTCTAGAGTCTCGTCTTCAGCCTACAGTACGTAGTATAACCGACAGTCGGGCACGAACACGAGAAGAATTTGAAG GACTGTATCGACAGATTGTTTCGTTTGTGTTACTGCGATCAGGACTCGGACGTCCTGCAGACAtccctgtctctagagaagCAACCG CTGCTCTACAGAGCGTCTTCCCTCAGACCGAACTTGGTAATTTTATGCAGTTGACAAAACAGGACAAAGAGCGTCAACTAAAAGAGCTCACCCACATTGTCACCGGAATTCGCTTGTTTAACAGAGAAGGAGGCAAAGGCGGGCAGGGAATAGACGATC TACGTGCCATTCTGGGTGAAGCAATACCGACCACTATGCACAGTATAGACACCGAATTGCACAAGACGCAGAATCTTGTTTGGAAATACACCG CAATCATTGAACGTGCAAGTCAGGATGAATATCGAGATGAAGTACTGATACTCGAGCTCATCAAGCAGGCTGCAATTAACTGCCGACAACACGAGGTCTTTCTCCAGATTCTTTGG CAAGAGGCGGAAGTGTGTTCGAGTAAGGTAAATCAACTGGCCGACAAGTTTGATGAAGACATGTCAAAACTCAAAAACACCGTACAGTCGAAAACGGCAGTTTCTACTTCCCTTGTCTAT ccgctgtttgtctgtttgtcgacgACATGGATGGGTTTCCAAGAGGAGATGGTTTTGCTGAGTGTCCTCAGTAACATCCTTACAAATCTTGGACCGTTCGCAAGG GCACATTGTGAAAAACTTGGAGAGAGCCAGCTGCAGCCATTACTCGAGGATGTTATTCCACTGAGTGACGAGACTCGAATTGAAAAG ctaaagaatcaaagagttgaTCACACTCAGTATCCACGCTTGGAGTGGATATTTCCTGAAAATACCAAGGAACACGACAGACTACCTATTGAGCACAGA GGATTTTGTTCGTATTCTCTTGCAGCACACGATCGATTGCTACTTCCTAGCAGCAAGGAATTTGGAGTGCTACACTATAAAGGAAAATTCTATTGCTTCTCTTCTCCTCAGGCAGCAGAAATGTTTGCCGCTAACCCTGACAG GTACATATATGAAACAATTGAGGTGGCAAAGAAGTCACCTGAACTGATACAGCTTCTCGAACTGCACAGCCAATTTGCTGCAATGTCGTCACACGGCCATGGGATGCCACCCGGTAAAATGATAGAGAAACCCATCACAACAAATGATGTGGGTGTGCAGACCGAAGTGCATCCCATCGAAACAAACATAGTAAAGTCCTACGAATGGAACGAATGGGAGTTACGACGCAAAGCGATCAAACTA GCAAATTTGAGACGAAAAGTAACCCACTCCGTACAGACAGACCTCAGTCATTACAGACGGGACAATGACACTCAAGTCTACTTGCCAAA GAAAGTTGAGACACAGACCAAGCGAGTGAAGCATACAAATGTTCCACAGCCCTCAAGGTACATCGTCGGCCTACGAGGTGACGGTCAGAAGAGGGACTTTACGACAGTTGATCTCACACTCgatgtacatacacataatATTGCCGAAGACTACGAACCAAAAAAACACTAG